The Podarcis muralis chromosome 10, rPodMur119.hap1.1, whole genome shotgun sequence genome includes a region encoding these proteins:
- the LOC114604842 gene encoding LOW QUALITY PROTEIN: C-type lectin lectoxin-Lei1-like (The sequence of the model RefSeq protein was modified relative to this genomic sequence to represent the inferred CDS: inserted 1 base in 1 codon) produces the protein MDHCSAIEFPNGLDVLLGSVVLPDDXGHMHTPLPTSCSIKLQETSSSLIFPPQLKMSPTTFFHLSILGFLAACFFLQGTEAVSCPQDWINFQRHCYSLKKFARNWYDAEADCQTYGEKSHLASILSEEENKRVAAVIAGGNDPGIRIWIGLFRIKKGGRNIQLRWSDGANFDYTAWGDGQPDKSGYCVEIFGDDFDMWNDTDCENENYYLCKMPI, from the exons ATGGATCACTGCTCAGCCATAGAATTCCCAAATGGCCTGGATGTGCTTTTGGGTTCAGTAGTTCTTCCTGATG GGGGCCACATGCACACACCACTCCCCACCAGTTGCTCTATAAAACTGCAGGA AACTTCCTCTTCTTTGATTTTCCCACCTCAGCTGAAGATGAGTCCTaccactttcttccatctctccattttgggcttcctggctgcctgCTTCTTTCTGCAAG GCACGGAAGCAGTTAGCTGCCCCCAGGACTGGATCAACTTTCAGAGGCATTGCTATTCATTAAAGAAATTTGCGCGGAATTGGTATGATGCGGAG GCAGACTGCCAAACGTATGGGGAAAAAAGCCACCTGGCCTCCATCCTTAGCGAGGAAGAGAACAAGCGTGTGGCCGCTGTTATAGCAGGAGGAAATGATCCCGGAATTCGTATCTGGATTGGACTGTTCAGAATTAAAAAGGGCGGGAGG AACATACAGTTAAGATGGTCTGATGGTGCCAATTTTGACTACACAGCTTGGGGAGATGGACAGCCAGACAAGAGCGGATACTGTGTCGAGATATTTGGGGATG ATTTTGATATGTGGAATGATACCGACTGCGAGAACGAGAACTATTACTTGTGCAAAATGCCAATCTAG